One Bos taurus isolate L1 Dominette 01449 registration number 42190680 breed Hereford chromosome 16, ARS-UCD2.0, whole genome shotgun sequence DNA window includes the following coding sequences:
- the SLC45A1 gene encoding proton-associated sugar transporter A, with the protein MIPPASSAPPGEALFPALAPQDFWRPPVTGYSGSVTQHISHRANNFKRHPKRRKCIRPSPPPPPNTPCPIELVDFGDLHPQRSFRELLFNGSVLFGIEFSYAMETAYVTPVLLQMGLPDQLYSLVWFISPILGFLLQPLLGAWSDRCTSRFGRRRPFILVLAIGALLGLSLLLNGRDIGTALADTASDHKWGILLTVCGVVLMDFSADSADNPSHAYMMDVCSPADQDRGLNIHALLAGLGGGFGYVVGGIHWDKTSFGRALGGQLRVIYIFTAVILSITTVLTLVSIPERPLRPPGEKKPAMKSPSLPLPPSPPVLCEEGAGQTVPCPPPGPSLYASFSSPISPLSPLTPKYGSFISRDSSLTGINEFASSFATSNIDSVLIDCFTGGHDSYLAIPGSLPRQAISVSFPRAPDGFYRQDRGLGDRRDVTLAAGPDGDVLRVGSLDTSKPRSAGILKRPQTLAIPDVAGGSGPDTSRRRNVTFSQQVANILLNGVKYESELTGSSEPSGQPLSMRHLCFTICNMPRALRHLCVNHFLGWLSFEGMLLFYTDFMGEVVFQGDPKAPHTSEAYQKYNSGVTVGCWGMCIYAFSAAFYSAILEKLEEHLSVRTLYFIAYLAFGLGTGLATLSRNLYVVLSLCVTYGVLFSTLCTLPYSLLCDYYQSKQFAGSSADGTRRGMGVDISLLSCQYFLAQILVSLVLGPLTSAVGSANGVMYFSSLVSFLGCLYSSLFVVYEIPPSDASTTEEHRPLLLNV; encoded by the exons ATGATCCCCCCGGCCAGCAGCGCCCCTCCGGGAGAGGCCCTCTTCCCCGCCTTGGCCCCCCAGGACTTCTGGAGGCCCCCGGTCACCGGCTACTCAGGGTCCGTGACCCAGCACATCAGCCACCGGGCCAACAATTTCAAACGACACCCCAAGAGGAGGAAATGCATCCGGCCctcaccacccccgccccccaacacCCCCTGCCCAATCGAGCTGGTGGACTTCGGGGACCTGCACCCCCAGAGGTCCTTCCGGGAGCTGCTGTTCAACGGCTCCGTCCTCTTCGGCATTGAGTTCAGCTACGCCATGGAGACGGCCTACGTGACCcccgtgttgctgcagatgggCCTGCCCGACCAGCTCTACAGCCTTGTGTGGTTCATCAGCCCCATCCTCG GATTCCTACTGCAGCCTCTGTTGGGTGCTTGGAGTGACCGATGTACCTCAAGGTTTGGAAGGAGACGCCCCTTCATTCTTGTCCTGGCTATAG GGGCGCTTCTGGGCCTCTCGCTGTTGCTCAACGGCAGGGACATTGGGACGGCGCTGGCCGACACGGCCAGTGACCATAAGTGGGGCATCCTTCTCACCGTGTGCGGCGTGGTGCTGATGGACTTCAGCGCGGACTCGGCCGACAACCCTAGCCACGCGTACATGATGGACGTGTGCAGCCCAGCCGACCAGGACCGGGGCCTGAACATCCACGCCCTCCTGGCAG GTCTCGGAGGAGGGTTTGGATACGTGGTCGGGGGGATCCACTGGGATAAAACCAGCTTCGGAAGAGCCCTGGGTGGGCAGCTGCGGGTCATCTACATCTTCACAGCTGTCATCCTGAGCATTACCACTGTCCTGACCCTGGTCAGCATCCCCGAGAGACCCCTGCGGCCCCCAGGCGAGAAGAAGCCAGCCATGAAGAGCCCCAGCCTCCCACTGCCTCCATCCCCGCCTGTCCTGTGTGAGGAGGGTGCCGGCCAGACcgtcccctgcccacccccaggccccagccTTTATGCCAGCTTCTCCAGCCCCATCTCCCCGCTCAGCCCCCTCACGCCCAAGTACGGCAGCTTCATCAGCAGAGACAGCTCCCTGACGGGCATCAACGAGTTTGCCTCGTCCTTTGCCACGTCCAACATCGACAGTGTCCTCATCGACTGCTTCACGGGCGGCCATGACAGCTACCTGGCCATCCCCGGCAGCCTCCCAAGGCAGGCCATCAGCGTTAGCTTCCCCCGGGCCCCTGACGGCTTCTACCGCCAGGACCGCGGCCTTGGGGACCGGCGGGATGTCACCCTGGCTGCCGGCCCCGACGGGGACGTGCTGAGGGTGGGCTCCCTGGACACCTCCAAGCCACGGTCGGCCGGGATCCTGAAGAGACCCCAGACCTTGGCCATCCCGGATGTGGCCGGAGGAAGCGGCCCAGACACCAGCCGGAGAAGGAACGTGACCTTCAGTCAACAG GTGGCAAATATTTTACTGAATGGTGTGAAATACGAGAGTGAGCTGACGGGCTCCAGCGAGCCATCGGGGCAGCCGCTGTCCATGAGGCACCTCTGCTTCACCATCTGCAACATGCCCAGGGCGCTGCGCCACCTCTGTGTCAACCACTTCCTGG GGTGGCTCTCCTTCGAGGGGATGCTGCTCTTCTACACGGACTTCATGGGCGAAGTGGTGTTTCAAGGGGACCCCAAGGCCCCGCACACATCAGAAGCGTATCAGAAGTACAACAGCGGCGTCACGGTGGGCTGCTGGGGGATGTGCATTTATGCCTTCAGCGCTGCCTTCTACTCAG CTATCCTGGAGAAGCTGGAGGAGCACCTCAGTGTCCGGACGCTGTATTTTATCGCATACCTGGCCTTCGGCCTGGGGACCGGGCTCGCTACACTCTCCAGGAACCTCTATGTGGTTCTGTCCCTCTGTGTCACCTACGGGGTCTTGTTTTCCACTCTGTGCACCCTGCCCTACTCGCTGCTGTGCGATTACTACCAGAGCAAGCAG TTCGCAGGGTCCAGCGCGGACGGCACCCGGCGGGGAATGGGCGTCGACATCTCCCTGCTGAGCTGCCAGTACTTCCTGGCCCAGATCCTGGTGTCTCTGGTGCTGGGTCCCCTGACCTCGGCTGTGGGCAGCGCCAACGGGGTGATGTACTTCTCCAGCCTCGTGTCCttcctgggctgcctgtactccTCGCTGTTTGTCGTCTATGAAATCCCTCCCAGTGATGCCTCCACCACTGAGGAGCACCGGCCCCTCCTGCTGAATGTCTGA